From a single Loigolactobacillus coryniformis subsp. coryniformis KCTC 3167 = DSM 20001 genomic region:
- a CDS encoding glycosyltransferase family 2 protein, whose product MKNIAVIVTFNKKTMLVECLNALLSQTVKLDGIVVFDNGSNDDTKTYLQSIEDSRVHPIFSTVNLGGAGGFNRAIKAAMEYDPTAVWIMDDDSIVKPNALEELVSAKEQLKDKYGFLSSNVLWTDGNPCLMNIPEVDKVWNSQMTNGLVKLKHASFVSMYVNAQAIKKVGYPISEFFIWGDDIEYSERISQHYASYFVPKSTVIHKMKDNVEVNILTDDPNRISRYYYDVRNKFYRFRKKGMKYLVKYILRIILLNFKVIFVNNQHKLRKLGIITEGFFAGVIFNPKIDKFSNKNN is encoded by the coding sequence TTGAAGAATATTGCAGTGATTGTAACTTTTAATAAAAAAACAATGTTAGTTGAATGTTTGAATGCGCTATTGAGTCAAACTGTTAAATTAGATGGTATTGTCGTGTTTGATAATGGCAGTAATGATGATACTAAAACATATTTGCAATCAATTGAGGATTCGCGAGTTCATCCTATATTTTCAACTGTCAATCTGGGTGGAGCTGGTGGATTTAATAGAGCCATTAAAGCAGCAATGGAATATGATCCAACGGCCGTTTGGATTATGGATGATGACTCTATTGTTAAGCCTAATGCTTTGGAAGAATTAGTGAGTGCAAAAGAACAGTTGAAAGACAAATATGGTTTTTTGTCCAGTAATGTTCTTTGGACGGATGGTAATCCATGCTTGATGAATATTCCTGAGGTTGATAAAGTTTGGAATAGTCAGATGACAAACGGGTTAGTGAAGTTAAAGCATGCTTCATTTGTTTCAATGTATGTTAACGCCCAAGCAATAAAAAAAGTAGGTTATCCAATTTCTGAGTTCTTCATTTGGGGAGATGATATTGAATATTCTGAACGGATTTCTCAACACTATGCTAGTTATTTTGTACCTAAAAGTACAGTAATACATAAAATGAAAGATAATGTTGAGGTGAATATTCTAACGGATGATCCTAACCGCATATCTAGATATTATTATGATGTAAGAAACAAGTTTTATAGGTTTAGAAAAAAAGGTATGAAGTATTTAGTAAAATATATTCTTAGAATTATTTTACTAAATTTTAAAGTTATCTTTGTCAATAACCAACATAAATTACGTAAACTTGGTATTATTACAGAAGGTTTTTTTGCTGGTGTTATTTTTAATCCAAAAATTGATAAGTTCAGTAATAAGAATAATTGA
- a CDS encoding O-antigen ligase family protein: MAQWLVLIGLFTKTYGSSIPVTMTSIPVYLYFVIFCRQIWLRPNKFNKLVLNSKVVFWTFIVILDQLLMIGFSYYKTLQPDFTRGIFNGSVNAILFVANVFLIYYLLMLLIDSETQILSFVRGTIKIFIGFMCFVLLPQVVATVSHIFDGWVNLVGNLFEARYIGRDDFYRMGSYVTTLHRVNGFSSEASFLAALLGIVFVPFVLAAIRYNFSFFKNRVDSKTTKYYMLFLIVSFGVLFFAKTTTGIVVIILSSCILLIRSNGKQRKRMVKVAFFVIIVVFALYFGVPYVQDLLNNYLFKKQGTSNRFGGTIGLLLTFLHYPLTGVGDGFTSFYNFQFVPKDTIRNWEFQNVFLQSGYPVLSVWGGWLAGFGLVGVVPVGMFIYHKCKTAVKLYQDISFMDNEQLTLYQVLIESFFYSLFMFCVLALFTFSWSDNIYFVIFFFYLAVFRIIRNQLDNSK; encoded by the coding sequence GTGGCACAATGGCTAGTTTTAATTGGTCTTTTTACGAAGACATATGGATCATCGATTCCAGTTACAATGACGTCTATTCCCGTTTATCTTTATTTTGTTATATTTTGTCGGCAAATTTGGCTACGACCAAACAAATTTAATAAACTTGTTTTGAATTCAAAAGTAGTTTTTTGGACTTTTATTGTTATATTGGATCAGTTGTTAATGATTGGTTTTAGTTACTATAAAACGCTACAACCGGATTTCACACGAGGAATTTTTAATGGTTCTGTAAATGCGATTCTTTTTGTGGCAAATGTATTTTTGATTTATTATTTACTGATGTTACTAATTGATAGTGAAACGCAAATTTTAAGTTTTGTACGTGGTACAATCAAAATATTTATTGGTTTTATGTGTTTTGTGTTACTGCCACAAGTTGTTGCTACCGTAAGTCATATATTTGATGGTTGGGTTAATTTAGTAGGTAATTTATTTGAGGCAAGATATATTGGACGTGATGATTTTTATCGGATGGGGAGTTATGTAACAACATTACATCGGGTTAATGGATTTTCATCAGAGGCAAGTTTTTTGGCTGCTTTATTAGGTATAGTGTTTGTGCCATTTGTCTTAGCTGCCATTCGTTATAATTTCTCTTTTTTCAAGAATCGAGTCGATTCAAAAACAACGAAATATTATATGTTGTTTTTAATAGTAAGTTTTGGCGTTTTATTTTTTGCTAAGACTACTACTGGTATTGTGGTTATCATACTTTCTAGCTGCATATTATTAATTCGTTCAAATGGTAAACAACGAAAAAGAATGGTAAAGGTCGCTTTTTTTGTAATAATAGTCGTATTTGCTCTTTATTTTGGGGTTCCATATGTTCAAGATTTATTAAATAATTATCTTTTTAAAAAACAGGGAACTTCTAATCGTTTCGGCGGAACTATTGGATTACTATTGACATTTTTACATTATCCTTTAACTGGTGTTGGTGATGGTTTTACTAGCTTTTATAATTTCCAATTTGTTCCAAAAGATACTATTCGTAACTGGGAATTTCAAAATGTTTTCTTACAGTCTGGTTATCCAGTATTGAGTGTATGGGGAGGATGGCTAGCAGGATTTGGTCTTGTTGGGGTAGTACCAGTGGGTATGTTTATTTATCATAAATGCAAAACTGCGGTTAAATTGTATCAAGATATATCTTTCATGGATAATGAGCAACTCACGCTTTATCAGGTTTTGATTGAGAGCTTTTTTTACTCACTATTCATGTTTTGTGTTTTAGCCTTATTTACATTCTCATGGAGTGATAATATTTATTTTGTGATCTTCTTTTTTTATCTTGCAGTGTTTAGAATCATTAGAAATCAACTAGATAATTCGAAATAA
- a CDS encoding CDP-glycerol glycerophosphotransferase family protein translates to MSRLKNFIKHSDLIGNIYFQIMRCILALLSHVVSVRSKQILLTSYSGRQYSDSPKAIYLMLKADPEFKDYTFLWGFQRPGEFPEIPENEKLSIDSFRYFIKLLQSRYWISNTSIERLIPFKNAEHIYINSWHGIPLKHLGPDEAHLEFLPRNWYRKVSFDLLLSSGQYDHDIFKHIFPNTKQIKITGLPRNYELVTTSDHEKEAIKQRVVQQLGLDPNKKSILYAPTFREYQQVAGHNDFKVPFDDDFFRRMNEKYNFIFRGHYFVERTENSDHIFDASKYPDLNELFISTDLLITDYSSLVFDAALLEKPIILYLYDLEEYRKLRGFYRDPEELNLPKSYSQQELEQQIGVSLSNTYELSIEHEFNHEYNQRLDLDYKAIKSLLKK, encoded by the coding sequence ATGAGCCGTTTAAAGAATTTTATTAAGCATAGTGACTTGATTGGAAATATCTATTTTCAGATTATGCGTTGTATTTTAGCTTTATTATCGCATGTGGTATCTGTCCGCTCTAAGCAAATTTTATTAACTAGTTATTCAGGGCGTCAATATAGTGATAGCCCCAAAGCAATTTATTTAATGTTAAAAGCAGATCCTGAATTTAAGGATTATACTTTTCTATGGGGGTTTCAAAGGCCAGGAGAGTTTCCAGAAATCCCTGAGAATGAAAAATTATCGATTGACAGTTTTCGGTATTTCATTAAATTACTTCAATCAAGATATTGGATTTCTAATACTTCGATCGAACGTTTAATTCCTTTTAAAAATGCTGAGCACATTTATATAAATAGTTGGCATGGGATTCCTTTGAAACATCTTGGACCTGATGAAGCTCACTTAGAATTTCTACCACGGAATTGGTATCGTAAAGTTAGTTTTGATCTTTTACTTTCTTCTGGTCAATATGATCATGATATTTTTAAACATATTTTTCCAAATACAAAACAAATTAAAATCACTGGATTACCGCGCAACTATGAGCTTGTGACAACATCTGATCATGAAAAGGAAGCAATTAAACAGAGAGTTGTGCAACAGTTAGGCCTTGATCCAAATAAAAAGAGTATATTATATGCGCCTACCTTTAGGGAGTATCAGCAAGTAGCTGGTCATAACGATTTTAAAGTGCCGTTTGATGATGATTTTTTTCGGCGAATGAATGAGAAGTATAATTTTATTTTTCGGGGACATTATTTTGTTGAACGAACCGAGAATAGTGATCATATATTTGATGCATCTAAGTATCCAGATTTAAATGAGTTGTTTATTTCTACGGATCTTTTGATTACCGACTATTCTAGTTTAGTGTTTGATGCTGCATTACTGGAAAAACCAATTATATTGTATTTGTACGATTTAGAAGAGTATCGCAAATTGCGCGGATTTTACCGTGATCCTGAGGAACTTAATTTACCTAAGTCCTATTCGCAACAAGAGTTAGAACAACAAATTGGAGTAAGCCTAAGTAATACTTATGAGTTGTCTATTGAACACGAGTTTAACCACGAGTATAATCAGCGGCTGGATTTAGACTATAAGGCGATTAAGTCGTTATTAAAAAAGTAA
- a CDS encoding YveK family protein, with the protein MEKRLTLGDLLKIILRFWYIPLVLLIIGGFLSRTYAQKKYEPIYTAKSTVIVKQKHASSNHLEQQISGELQLMPTYQDFISSDKVMEKVHKQLKKSTSRSESVTELQKKVAVITKTNSLILNIQSSDRSKSSAIKQANIVAQVFKKQIHTISSTSQVRVISKAKSKSVTTSGFSGKNPLLYGAIVGAVLGIFIEFIIGVLINRKD; encoded by the coding sequence ATGGAAAAAAGACTTACATTAGGAGACCTATTAAAAATTATTTTAAGATTCTGGTATATCCCATTAGTTTTATTAATAATTGGTGGTTTTTTAAGTAGAACATATGCTCAAAAAAAGTATGAACCTATTTATACAGCAAAATCCACGGTCATAGTAAAACAAAAACATGCTAGTAGTAATCATCTTGAACAACAGATCAGTGGGGAATTGCAATTAATGCCTACTTATCAGGACTTCATTAGTTCTGATAAAGTGATGGAAAAAGTACATAAACAATTAAAGAAAAGTACTTCACGTAGTGAAAGCGTTACTGAATTACAAAAAAAAGTTGCAGTAATAACTAAAACTAATTCATTAATTTTGAATATTCAGTCCTCTGATCGTTCAAAGAGTAGTGCGATAAAGCAAGCTAATATAGTTGCTCAAGTTTTTAAAAAACAAATTCATACTATATCTTCAACAAGTCAAGTAAGAGTTATATCTAAGGCAAAAAGTAAAAGTGTGACTACTTCTGGTTTTAGTGGTAAAAACCCATTATTGTATGGTGCTATTGTTGGTGCTGTGTTAGGAATTTTTATTGAATTTATAATTGGTGTTTTGATAAACCGTAAAGACTAA
- a CDS encoding IS30 family transposase produces the protein MQEQNTTVRKKGQHLTSFERGRIATLHSQGYSNRAIARALNVCHQTINNELCRGEIDQVKKVNGQRQYYAVYSPETAQAKYEANRAHCHRPLKLVGVADFIDYFTTHLRQDGWSPDAAVGRAKLEGLYQPEEMVSTKTLYHYIDAQLLEVRNLDLLEKKRHRAKHHHSIKHKRLAGRSIDERPKSIDQRQEFGHFELDTVVGKRNGQESVILTLIERQSRCPILRLIDGRDADSVNYELAKICQEYGSIMKSVTADNGAEFSEVGAVLTGVADLYYAHPYRSSERGTNEAHNRMIRRDVPKGLSMDILGPHDIQAVESKLNNLPLKAAS, from the coding sequence ATGCAAGAACAGAATACCACAGTCAGAAAAAAAGGTCAGCACCTAACTTCGTTTGAACGAGGCAGAATTGCTACGCTGCACAGCCAAGGCTATTCCAATCGTGCAATTGCCAGAGCGCTTAATGTTTGTCATCAAACAATCAATAATGAATTGTGCCGCGGCGAGATCGACCAAGTAAAAAAAGTGAATGGTCAACGCCAATATTACGCTGTATACTCACCAGAAACAGCACAAGCTAAGTACGAAGCTAATCGAGCCCACTGTCATCGACCTTTGAAACTCGTCGGTGTCGCTGATTTTATCGACTATTTTACGACTCATTTGCGTCAAGATGGTTGGTCGCCTGATGCAGCAGTAGGACGGGCCAAACTTGAAGGCTTATATCAACCTGAGGAGATGGTCTCGACCAAGACGCTATACCACTATATTGATGCCCAGTTACTTGAAGTCCGTAATCTTGATCTACTCGAAAAAAAGCGCCACCGTGCCAAACATCATCACTCGATCAAGCACAAGCGTCTGGCCGGACGGAGTATTGATGAACGGCCTAAAAGTATCGACCAGCGCCAAGAGTTCGGCCATTTCGAATTGGACACCGTGGTGGGCAAGCGCAACGGTCAAGAGAGTGTGATCTTAACGCTGATCGAGCGTCAATCCCGCTGCCCAATTCTACGTTTGATCGATGGTCGTGATGCCGATTCAGTCAACTATGAGCTGGCCAAGATCTGTCAAGAATACGGATCAATCATGAAGTCAGTTACTGCCGATAATGGCGCTGAGTTCTCGGAAGTTGGCGCTGTACTTACCGGTGTCGCTGACCTTTATTATGCCCATCCATATCGTTCCTCTGAGCGTGGGACTAACGAAGCGCATAATCGAATGATCCGCCGCGATGTACCCAAGGGTCTATCCATGGATATTTTGGGTCCTCATGATATCCAAGCAGTTGAGTCAAAGCTAAACAATTTACCGCTGAAGGCGGCATCGTGA
- a CDS encoding glycosyltransferase — protein sequence MKILVVCRTLKQGGGISEWILNYYRELAKKTDVSIDLLVEEKSADFTRINIPQEFNIINIHSLKSNFFGYLSDWYRISQKVETDYDYVHIHLDNFVRVFYLPFLKNKNNIILHSHNSYNDDVTNSFIKRCIHNIGKQIVKHGRFIRFACSDLAAAWLFDEAPYKQINNGVNLLDFQYDGATRAAYRKKLNLIDKTVYGHVGRFVYQKNQQRLVKIFSEIYKSNRNSVLLLVGTGTEQDKVKQLVNELGLEEAVYFLGHRNDVAQLLNALDFIIFPSHYEGLPIALVEAQANGIPVFYSDSITKEVELLPTSFAFSLHDNDIQIAQRILQAQSLLNRKSATTILKAKGYDRNDVVEKLYHFYKQD from the coding sequence ATGAAAATATTAGTAGTTTGTAGGACGTTAAAACAGGGCGGCGGAATTTCGGAATGGATTCTTAACTATTATCGTGAATTAGCTAAGAAAACAGATGTTTCAATTGATCTGTTGGTTGAAGAGAAGAGTGCCGATTTCACTAGAATTAATATTCCACAGGAATTTAATATTATAAATATTCATAGTCTAAAATCTAACTTTTTTGGTTACCTTTCAGATTGGTATCGGATTAGTCAAAAAGTAGAGACAGACTATGATTATGTTCATATACATTTAGACAATTTTGTTCGTGTCTTTTATCTACCTTTCTTAAAGAATAAAAATAATATTATTCTGCATTCGCATAATTCATATAACGATGATGTCACCAATAGTTTTATAAAGCGTTGTATTCATAATATTGGTAAACAAATTGTTAAACACGGACGATTTATTCGTTTTGCTTGTTCTGATTTAGCAGCTGCCTGGCTTTTTGATGAAGCACCATATAAGCAGATTAACAACGGTGTTAATTTATTGGATTTTCAATACGATGGCGCAACGCGAGCAGCGTATCGCAAGAAATTAAATTTAATTGACAAGACGGTTTATGGTCATGTGGGTCGTTTTGTTTATCAAAAAAATCAACAACGTTTAGTCAAAATTTTTTCTGAAATATATAAGAGTAATAGGAATAGTGTTTTATTGTTAGTTGGTACTGGTACTGAACAAGACAAGGTCAAACAATTGGTTAATGAACTTGGTCTAGAAGAGGCTGTTTATTTTTTAGGGCACCGTAATGACGTAGCTCAACTCTTGAATGCACTAGATTTCATAATTTTTCCATCGCACTATGAGGGGCTTCCAATTGCCTTAGTTGAAGCGCAAGCTAATGGAATACCTGTTTTTTATTCTGACAGTATTACAAAAGAAGTTGAGTTGTTACCCACTTCCTTTGCCTTTTCATTACATGATAATGATATTCAAATTGCACAAAGAATTTTACAGGCGCAATCATTATTGAATCGAAAGTCAGCAACAACAATTTTGAAAGCTAAGGGGTATGATCGTAATGATGTTGTTGAGAAGCTTTATCATTTTTACAAACAAGATTAA
- a CDS encoding beta-1,6-N-acetylglucosaminyltransferase translates to MHAYLIIADRNFDQLKTLLRTLDDERNDIYLLIDAKSHFQDQSLLTSVIKKSRIILVDPIKIFWGSFSQIRAELSLFKAAAPKKYEYYHLLSGLDLPLQSQDKIHAFFEQNAGKEFLTFSDKSIAEKNKINDRLDVHLFPDISSRTFKSRIGKKLYRLYRKFEHIFEHLFKIGLNKLDCPLGYGSQWVSIDHSLVEFILSKEGWINMNFKSAILCDEVFIHTLVINSKFKDRVYAIKGVLDHPEDVQGNLRYINWWDGNPHTWTIKDWPTLESVSQGNYFFSRKFDELVDKEIIEKVIQSL, encoded by the coding sequence ATGCATGCATATTTAATAATTGCCGATCGTAATTTTGATCAATTAAAAACTTTGTTGAGGACACTAGATGATGAACGTAATGATATTTATTTATTAATTGATGCTAAATCACATTTCCAAGATCAAAGTTTACTAACTAGTGTGATTAAGAAGTCAAGAATTATTTTAGTAGATCCAATAAAAATATTTTGGGGAAGTTTTTCTCAAATTCGGGCCGAATTATCATTGTTTAAGGCTGCCGCGCCTAAAAAATATGAATACTATCATTTGCTGTCAGGGCTTGATCTACCATTGCAATCGCAAGATAAAATTCATGCTTTCTTTGAACAAAATGCGGGCAAGGAATTTCTAACCTTTTCTGATAAGTCAATTGCTGAGAAAAATAAAATAAACGATCGTTTAGACGTTCATTTATTTCCTGATATATCCAGTAGGACTTTTAAATCTAGAATTGGAAAAAAGTTATATCGCTTGTATAGAAAGTTTGAGCACATATTTGAACATCTATTTAAAATTGGGCTTAATAAGTTAGATTGTCCGTTGGGATATGGGTCGCAATGGGTTAGTATTGATCATTCTTTGGTCGAGTTTATATTAAGCAAGGAAGGCTGGATTAATATGAATTTTAAGAGTGCTATTCTTTGCGATGAAGTCTTTATACACACATTAGTAATTAATTCAAAATTTAAAGATAGAGTCTATGCAATAAAAGGAGTATTGGATCATCCAGAAGATGTACAAGGAAATCTGCGTTATATTAATTGGTGGGATGGTAATCCGCATACTTGGACAATAAAGGATTGGCCAACGTTAGAAAGTGTTAGCCAAGGTAATTACTTTTTTTCTAGAAAATTTGATGAGCTTGTGGATAAGGAAATTATAGAAAAAGTTATTCAATCATTATAA
- the tagD gene encoding glycerol-3-phosphate cytidylyltransferase, translating into MTTVLTYGTFDLLHWGHIRLLERASKLGDQLIVGLSTDEFNAQKHKEAYHSYEHRKYILEAIRYVNQVIPEKNWKQKISDVKKYHVDIFVMGDDWKGQFDFLKEYCQVIYLPRTEGISTTKIKDDLNFDHPSTNSK; encoded by the coding sequence ATGACGACTGTATTAACTTATGGAACTTTTGATTTATTGCATTGGGGACATATTAGACTGTTAGAGCGCGCAAGTAAGTTAGGTGATCAGTTGATTGTTGGTTTGTCAACGGATGAATTTAATGCTCAAAAACATAAGGAAGCTTACCATAGTTATGAACATCGTAAATATATTTTGGAAGCTATTCGTTATGTAAATCAAGTTATTCCGGAAAAAAATTGGAAGCAAAAGATTTCAGACGTTAAAAAATATCATGTAGATATTTTTGTTATGGGTGATGATTGGAAAGGACAGTTTGATTTTCTAAAAGAGTATTGTCAAGTGATTTATCTACCAAGAACAGAGGGCATTTCAACGACAAAAATAAAAGATGATTTAAATTTTGATCATCCCTCAACCAATAGTAAATAA
- a CDS encoding LTA synthase family protein gives MFVPISHADFPFAASMLIWYSLGPILAQGLAHISQAARHTLAFLLTWFTLIIPFIFAKSVWGISDANNIVWVGVLYVFGILIANGEYKWITRRWAVSTIVIGLGVAAIILRFSSITATPNLLSGRFFSIHSLNVALISFAIFGVLIQISRISFFNLNKAHWPNWFAMIAYFVSCLPIVTSFLNESFFIKENLSSLEWLLLIVIYLVVFIVLVTCLTAIFAIISRFKIFKRLIDDFPIKKFSDFTQLPQLFQKKIRDNWRILLVICNGVLFTFVQMFISSLATTSFSIEIVKNIFKTSSGPILLSTIIFTCFFWLLYSLINRFWPALLFTIGVSIFITVAEFLKISLRDEPILPADLSMVTALSEIAKMISPVIIVAASLLIIILVTASLILQKHLGGMYPQYAWKKRGLIIVLMLIFFTGGFWVNHENSLPYIVFKAFNVSSWFYDQTTGAKMNGPILQFINNLDVKIMDRPAGYSRVKIQSIMAKYDCQAKVINRKRTNSLSNQTIIFVLSESFSNPNRIPEMKVTPNPIPYLSNLEKTTDSGLMLSSGYGGGTANMEWQALTGLSISNLSPTLPTPYTQLVHQQKTAPAFTNLFDSKIAIHPFNASLYNRKQVFKKFGFNRFYYEGSKYKISYKKRLGTSPYVSDDSAYKQTMKIVNQAQSGSQFIQLSTMQNHMPYTNYYKNGKKFKITGSAFDSANASSVQTYTQGIYYTDRALKEFILELDKLDRPVTVVWYGDHLASLYKSNLMNKYPIQLHETDYFIYNNKNHKLSYTNRLVSPYSFSALALDNANSKITPYYALITKVTEDLPAMTTNPSTSQINAVNGGNVFVGQNSKLIKYKALTKKQKVLYHDYQLIQYDIVAGKQYSTKWAEQKIK, from the coding sequence ATGTTCGTTCCTATTAGTCACGCCGATTTTCCATTTGCTGCTTCAATGCTTATTTGGTACTCCTTAGGTCCAATTTTAGCACAAGGTTTAGCACACATTTCGCAGGCAGCCCGACATACACTAGCTTTCTTATTAACTTGGTTTACTCTAATTATTCCCTTTATTTTTGCGAAATCTGTCTGGGGAATAAGTGATGCTAATAATATTGTTTGGGTGGGTGTGCTCTACGTATTTGGAATTTTGATTGCTAATGGCGAATATAAATGGATTACGCGTAGGTGGGCAGTTTCTACAATAGTTATTGGATTGGGCGTTGCCGCCATCATTTTAAGATTCAGCTCAATCACAGCTACTCCAAATCTCTTAAGTGGACGCTTTTTTTCTATTCATTCATTAAATGTTGCTTTGATTAGTTTTGCAATATTTGGTGTTCTAATTCAAATATCAAGAATTTCTTTTTTTAACTTAAACAAAGCTCATTGGCCTAATTGGTTTGCCATGATTGCTTATTTTGTTTCTTGTCTTCCAATTGTAACGAGCTTTTTAAATGAAAGCTTTTTTATTAAGGAGAACTTGAGCTCTCTTGAATGGTTATTATTGATTGTTATTTATTTAGTGGTATTTATTGTATTAGTCACTTGTTTAACTGCAATATTTGCGATAATTAGTCGATTTAAAATATTTAAACGACTGATCGATGACTTTCCAATAAAAAAATTTTCTGATTTTACTCAATTACCGCAACTATTTCAAAAGAAAATTCGTGATAATTGGCGAATCTTACTCGTTATTTGTAATGGAGTACTCTTTACTTTTGTACAGATGTTCATTTCTTCTTTGGCTACAACTAGCTTTTCAATTGAAATCGTAAAAAATATTTTCAAAACTTCATCAGGTCCAATATTGTTAAGCACAATTATTTTTACTTGTTTTTTCTGGTTATTATATAGTTTAATCAATCGTTTTTGGCCAGCTTTACTTTTTACTATTGGAGTGTCAATTTTTATTACCGTGGCTGAATTCCTAAAAATTAGTTTACGTGATGAGCCAATTTTACCAGCCGATTTATCTATGGTTACTGCTCTTAGTGAGATTGCTAAAATGATCAGTCCAGTCATTATTGTTGCAGCTAGCTTACTAATTATTATATTAGTTACAGCTAGTTTAATTTTACAAAAACATTTAGGTGGAATGTATCCGCAATACGCTTGGAAAAAGCGTGGTTTGATAATTGTTCTGATGTTAATATTTTTTACTGGTGGTTTTTGGGTTAATCATGAAAATTCTTTACCGTACATCGTTTTTAAGGCTTTTAATGTAAGTTCTTGGTTTTATGATCAAACAACAGGTGCTAAGATGAATGGACCAATACTGCAATTTATTAATAATTTAGATGTGAAAATTATGGATAGGCCCGCGGGTTATTCTAGAGTAAAAATACAATCGATAATGGCTAAATACGATTGTCAGGCTAAAGTAATCAATAGAAAGCGAACTAATAGCCTGAGTAACCAAACTATTATTTTTGTTTTAAGTGAGAGTTTCAGTAATCCCAATAGAATACCAGAAATGAAAGTTACACCGAATCCCATACCATATTTAAGTAATTTAGAAAAAACTACGGATTCTGGGTTAATGTTAAGTTCTGGATACGGTGGAGGTACTGCTAATATGGAGTGGCAGGCTTTGACGGGATTATCAATCAGTAATTTGTCACCAACATTACCAACACCGTACACTCAGTTAGTGCACCAACAAAAAACGGCACCAGCTTTTACAAATTTATTTGATTCTAAGATTGCTATCCATCCTTTTAACGCTAGCCTATATAATCGTAAGCAGGTCTTTAAAAAATTTGGTTTCAACCGATTCTATTATGAAGGCAGTAAGTATAAAATCAGTTACAAGAAGCGTTTAGGAACAAGTCCTTATGTTTCTGATGATTCGGCATACAAACAAACCATGAAAATCGTAAATCAAGCTCAATCAGGTTCACAGTTTATTCAGCTCTCAACAATGCAAAATCATATGCCATACACTAATTACTATAAAAACGGTAAAAAATTTAAAATTACCGGTTCAGCATTTGATTCGGCTAATGCTTCCAGTGTCCAAACATATACGCAGGGAATTTATTATACTGATAGAGCGCTGAAGGAATTTATTTTGGAATTAGATAAATTAGATAGGCCGGTTACAGTTGTTTGGTATGGAGATCACTTAGCATCCTTATATAAGTCTAATTTAATGAATAAGTACCCAATTCAGCTCCATGAGACGGACTATTTTATATACAATAACAAAAATCACAAATTATCATACACAAATAGATTAGTCAGTCCTTATTCGTTTTCAGCACTTGCCCTTGATAATGCTAATAGTAAAATAACTCCATACTATGCGCTTATAACTAAAGTAACCGAAGATTTACCTGCAATGACAACTAATCCATCGACATCGCAAATCAATGCAGTCAATGGTGGAAATGTTTTTGTTGGGCAAAATAGTAAACTGATCAAATATAAGGCATTAACTAAGAAGCAAAAAGTTTTATATCATGATTACCAGTTGATTCAATATGATATTGTTGCTGGAAAACAATATTCGACTAAATGGGCCGAACAGAAGATTAAGTAG